In the genome of Deltaproteobacteria bacterium, the window GAGCCCCTGGGCATGCCTCGTCCTCGGGCATCCTTTGTCCTGGACTGATCACCACCTCGAAGAATTCCTCCCCGGTTTCTACTTCCTCAAGGAGTGACCCATGCCCCCAAAAATCAAGGTCCTCATCGTCGACGATTCGGCCGTAGTCCGGCAGACCCTGAGCGATATCCTGTCCTCTGATCCGAACATAGAGATCTTCGGCACGGCCTCAGATCCCTATGTGGCCGCCGAAAAACTCAAGCAAGGCATCCCCGACGTCATCACCCTGGACATTGAGATGCCCCGCATGGACGGGATCACGTTCCTCAAAAAGATCATGACCCAGTACCCGATCCCGGTCGTCATCTGCTCCACCCTGACCGAAGAGGGGGCCGAAACCACTCTCAAGGCCCTGGAGTACGGAGCACTGGACATCATCCTCAAGCCAAAAATCGGAACCAAGCAGTTCTTCGAGGAATCAAAGATTCGGATCTGTGACGCAGTCAAGGCCGCCGCCAATGCCCGACTGAAACCCATCACAATCCACAAGCCCATCAAGGTGACCAAAAAACTTTCCGCCGACGCCGTCATTCCCAAGTCTCCCGGCGGATCGGCCATGATCCAAACCACGGAAAAAATCGTCGTCGTCGGGGCATCCACGGGAGGCACGGAGGCCTTGGTCCAACTCCTCCAGGCCATGCCCATGGACTGTCCAGCCATCGCCATCGTCCAACACATGCCGGAAAAATTCACCAATGCCTTTGCCAAACGTCTGAACGGCATCTGCGCCATCAGTGTCAAGGAGGCCTCCGACAACGATTCCCTGCTCAGAGGTCAGGCCCTAATCGCACCGGGTAACCGGCACATGCTCGTCAAACGAAGCGGGGCACGATATTTTGTCCAGATCAAAGAAGGCCCCTTGGTCTCTCGGCATCGGCCTTCGGTGGACGTGCTCTTTCGATCGGCCGCCCGCTACGGGGGCAAGAATGTGGTTGGCGTGATAATGACCGGCATGGGCGACGACGGAGCCAAAAGCATGTTCGAAATGCATCAGGCCGGGGCCTACAACATCGCCCAGGACGAGGCCTCGTGTGTGGTCTTCGGCATGCCCCAGGAGGCTATCAAACTCGGCGGGGTGGATAA includes:
- a CDS encoding chemotaxis response regulator protein-glutamate methylesterase, with product MPPKIKVLIVDDSAVVRQTLSDILSSDPNIEIFGTASDPYVAAEKLKQGIPDVITLDIEMPRMDGITFLKKIMTQYPIPVVICSTLTEEGAETTLKALEYGALDIILKPKIGTKQFFEESKIRICDAVKAAANARLKPITIHKPIKVTKKLSADAVIPKSPGGSAMIQTTEKIVVVGASTGGTEALVQLLQAMPMDCPAIAIVQHMPEKFTNAFAKRLNGICAISVKEASDNDSLLRGQALIAPGNRHMLVKRSGARYFVQIKEGPLVSRHRPSVDVLFRSAARYGGKNVVGVIMTGMGDDGAKSMFEMHQAGAYNIAQDEASCVVFGMPQEAIKLGGVDKIVSLDRIAPEVIRAAS